The segment ATTAAGGATTTTCATTTTTCCACATTGTTGGACGCCTATTTGGGATGATTAACCATTTCTCGATATTATAACTTAGCGGGCCTTCTTTAATAAGTGATGTAATATAAGTTCTACTTACCTAATCTTCTTGCTTACCTAATAAATGCGCAAGCTCTTTTAACGTAAAAGCTTTGACAAATTTTCAATAATTAAAGATTTAACCTTTTCCTTATCAGCCTCTCTTTTTGTAAGACTTACGAGCTTTAAAATTGTTTCGCCCGATAAATTTTGAAGTCATCTCTGATCTTTCTTTCTAGGAATTGCCTACCTACGTTCTTAGCTTCCGTGTTAAACTAAACTCCTCGAGGGGGAATATAAAAGTACTATAGTGGATTTGTGCAAAAAGATTAATTTAATTTCACAATTTGCCCTGTACGTACAGATTCATCGCACGCAAATGCAATGCGTAGACTATTGACAGCATCCTCCGCATGAAGAGAAAGATCCCAATCCAACTTAATGGCATTTAAAAAATACTGCTGTTCCCTGTTACAAAGTTCCTGGTGGTTAGGCTCGTCCTTTAAATCTATCCACGTATCCTCTTCCACAAAATTATCCTCTCTATCCAGTGCTGCTTTATGGAATCTCAAAGATTCGGTTTTGGTATGAGCTTCAATAGAATCAGATTTACCCTTTCCACCCGCTTCCTTTGCTACAATGGATAAGGATCCTTTAGGTCCTATAACATCTTTTACAAAAAATGCCGTTTCACTAATCATGGGGCCCCAACCCGCCTCATACCATCCTACTGAACCATCCTCGAAACGAATCTGGAGTTGCCCATAGTTATAGTTACCTTCAGGTATCTCGTCAGAAAGCCTTGCTCCAATAGCGCTCACCTGTACAGGCTTAGATCGTGTCATCTGGCACATCACATCAATATAATGAACTCCACAATCTACTATAGGACTTAGACTTTTCATCAGGTTTTTATGAACATTCCACATATATCCATGGCTTTGTGCCTTTTGATACAAGACCACAAATTTCAAAGCCTTCTAAGTCATGATAAGCAGCAGCATGAGAAGCTCCCATGTTTCCACACCCAACCACGAGAACACGTAAAGTATTTATTTTATCGGTCATTGAATTATATTTTATTAATTTGAAAAATTCTTTTTGCAGTGTTTCCACTTTAATTAAAACTTGTCTTTAAGTACAGGCTCCTTCTGTAATAATGACTTTTTTGTTTCTGGCGGAGCAGGAGGCGATTGTAATAATTTTTCCTTAAAAAAGAACAGGAACAAAATGGCAACCAGTAATGCAATAGCTCCAGGGATCAACCATATTGACTGCCAGATATAATTTAGTTCCTCATTACTACGGGATACAAAAGTTTCAGTGACGAATCCTGCCACAAATGATCCTATTAACATTCCGACTCCATAGGTTGCGAAAGTGATTAACCCCTGTGCTGAATTCCTAATGGAACCATTGGATTTTTTATCAATATAGATTTGACCCGAGACAAAGAAGAAATCATAACATATTCCATGCAGCACAATTCCCATATACAACATCCAAATTCCTGAGCCCACATCTCCAAAAGCAAAAAATAAATACCTGACAACCCATCGCGAGCATTCCAGCGAGCATTACCTTTTTAATGCCGAGTTTACTGAAGGCAAAAGGCATTAACAACATAAAAAGAAACTCTGATGCCTGGCCCAAGGTCATTTTACCTGCGGCGTTATCCATCCCAATATCATTTAAAAAAGGATTAGCAAAGCTGTAATAAAACGCCAGAGGTATACAGATTATAATGGAACTAATAAAAAAAACAAGGAAAGATCGATCCTTGAATAAGACAAGTGCGTCCAATCCAACTATAGAAGACAGGCTTGCGCTCTGCTTCTTAGGAGGAGTGCTGGGCAAGAAAAAACTAAAAACACCCAATAAAAGCGAACAGGCAGCAGCAATTCTAAAAGTCAAATAGGAAGATTCAATATCCATAAAACCTATCAATAGACCAGCAGCAATCCAGCCTACCGTTCCCAATACACGCACCTTGGGAAATTCTTTTCCCGGATCTTCCATCTGTGAAAAGGAAATGGAATTTGCGAGGGACATAGTAGGCATATAAAGTAGAGTATACAATAAAATTAACCACCAGAAGCCCTCAAAATGTTGCACTGTGCTAATAAAGTAAAGTGTACCTGCACCCAATAGATGCAAAATCCCCAGTACCTTTTGCGCAGAGAAAAACCTGTCGGCAATAAGTCCTACGAAAATTGGGGAGATGATCGCCGCAATTGAGAGATTGGCATAAGCCGCTCCTACCTGAACCGCATCAACATCCAGAGATGTTAAAAGGTAGGTACCCATAGTAACATACCATGCTCCCCAGATGAAATATTCCAGCAGCATAAGTACAGACAGACGTATTCTAATTGATTTCTTCATAAAATGACTTCTCTCAAATCAAAAGCTTGTATTCGCCTCTGATCCATATTGGAATAGTTTCTTTCTATCCTATTAGTTTTCGGAAAAATATATCCAATCAATATCGAATAAATGCTGCTCCTTTCCTTCTGCACTTGTAAATACAAAGTACAAGGTATGTCTTGTGTTAACCTCTTCCAGGCTTGCAGTGAATTCTTTCCAGGAGGAACCACCATCAGCCTTAGCAGGAATAGCAACCGAACCTATCACGGTGCCATCTACACTATCTAAACGAATTTCAACCCT is part of the Antarcticibacterium sp. 1MA-6-2 genome and harbors:
- a CDS encoding Gfo/Idh/MocA family oxidoreductase, with protein sequence MKSLSPIVDCGVHYIDVMCQMTRSKPVQVSAIGARLSDEIPEGNYNYGQLQIRFEDGSVGWYEAGWGPMISETAFFVKDVIGPKGSLSIVAKEAGGKGKSDSIEAHTKTESLRFHKAALDREDNFVEEDTWIDLKDEPNHQELCNREQQYFLNAIKLDWDLSLHAEDAVNSLRIAFACDESVRTGQIVKLN
- a CDS encoding Gfo/Idh/MocA family oxidoreductase — its product is METLQKEFFKLIKYNSMTDKINTLRVLVVGCGNMGASHAAAYHDLEGFEICGLVSKGTKPWIYVECS
- a CDS encoding MFS transporter, with product MGIVLHGICYDFFFVSGQIYIDKKSNGSIRNSAQGLITFATYGVGMLIGSFVAGFVTETFVSRSNEELNYIWQSIWLIPGAIALLVAILFLFFFKEKLLQSPPAPPETKKSLLQKEPVLKDKF
- a CDS encoding MFS transporter, encoding MKKSIRIRLSVLMLLEYFIWGAWYVTMGTYLLTSLDVDAVQVGAAYANLSIAAIISPIFVGLIADRFFSAQKVLGILHLLGAGTLYFISTVQHFEGFWWLILLYTLLYMPTMSLANSISFSQMEDPGKEFPKVRVLGTVGWIAAGLLIGFMDIESSYLTFRIAAACSLLLGVFSFFLPSTPPKKQSASLSSIVGLDALVLFKDRSFLVFFISSIIICIPLAFYYSFANPFLNDIGMDNAAGKMTLGQASEFLFMLLMPFAFSKLGIKKVMLAGMLAMGCQVFIFCFWRCGLRNLDVVYGNCAAWNML